TTAATTGACTTACCTAATTGTTCTACTTGCAATTCGTTGCCAGTAAAATGTGCTCTCAGTTGGAATAAATATGTCATAATCTGgaattgacaaaaaatacatttaattttttgtttacttaaataaaagtctaatttaaaattttaaataagtacctatttactatttacagCATTTTTCACTGCAGAGTCAAGATGCTTTGGCTATAGGTGGCAGTCGTTGTTAATGAGAATCCAAGGCAATAAATGTTTACACTcttgtaataattttactttaccaACTTGTTGATCTAGGCGTAAGATTTCTGCTTAGGATGCAatcattaggcaaaacaacgtttgctgggtcaactagtttttttataataaacaacaacaatactTCACAACGCTCCCTACAAATCTGCGACACGTGACACACGGTCACCCATCCTTATCCAAGCCTCGCTACTCACCGCGAGCCTGTCGGGCGTGTGTCGCGAGCACACGTCGGCCGCGGTCACCCACCCTTCCCCAAGCCTCGCTACTCACCGCGAGCCTGTCGGGCGTGTGTCGCGAGCACACGTCGGCCGCGGTCACCCACCCTTCCCCAAGCCTCGCTACTCACCGCGAGCCTGTCGGGCGTGTGTCGCGAGCACACGTCGGCCGCGGTCACCCACCCTTCCCCAAGCCTCGCTACTCACCGCGAGCCTGTCGGGCGTGTGTCGCGAGCACACGTCGGCCGCGGTCACCCACCCTTCCCCAAGCCTCGCTACTCACCGCGAGCCTGTCGGGCGTGTGTCGCGAGCACACGTCGGCCGCGGTCAGCACCTGCGGGATGCCGAGGCGCGCGCTGGCCTCGAGCGCCACGCGCAGGTTGCGCTCGGCTTCGTCCGGCTGGAGGCCCGAGAAGTCACTAGGTGTGGAATGGAAATGTAACTTTAATGAGATGATTATAAGGTATATATTCTTTTATACATGtggaagaaaataatttcaagaaaatggaacgcagcggatggatgcgtgAGGAGTATGTGTGCGAGAGGGATGGAGAATAATGGCAATTATGACGGAACGACGAGAACATAGAATACGGTGTTTCTTTATGTTGGAgtctttaatttgtaaataagtaagaaataaaGGTTTTGAAAGTGTTTcacgcttttatttttatcataaatccCACATGTactatgtaaaatgtttattgcaaGTACAAGTACATATATTGCAAGTAACCTTTAGTATAAAAAGACTAAACTAAGTACATGTTTTAGTTAATACACGAGTAAGTAGAACACTAAGGTCCGTATTACAGATGGCTACTCAAGTCCAGTTTGATGTTAAATCACCtgatcatagtttaaatattgaatctgcaCTTGAGGGTCATTCTTATTTCAGAGCATTACTTAAACTTCAATCAGCTGAATCGAGATTCAAATCGCGTCTCAAGCAGAGAATATGCCTTGTTTATGAATCAGACTGTCTTCGTTTACAAATGTATCTTTCCCGAAATTCTGGTTCAACATacgcaaaataagaatttagtttcaaaccgaattaataattatattgtagttttaagACAATATTAGCTTTTTACccttcgattttatttaaaaaacttaatttcacGTGGCGTAAAAGTATTAAAGAATGTGAAGTcggatataatatttaaaaattcaaaaacacattGACGTGTTCCTAGAATGGAATGTTTTATAGGTATATCTGTGGTGGTGGAGATTGACACTTgacagaataatttaaatacagttgTTGATTTTTGTAATCAATCTATTTATAATAGTGTAACTTAATTGTACTTctcttttatattaattgttctGTAAAATGTCAGGAAGAAAGaaaaattttagtgttttggaacgaaatttattaatagaaactCTCAAAGAGTTCAAAGatgttatagaaaataaaaaaacagatagTGTAAGCGCAGCGAAGAAGAAGTCTGCTTAGGCGCATATTGCGGAAAAATTCAATGCCTCATTTATGATTAATGGACCTGTAAGTAtcttcttatatttatattcattatttcCTAACCGTCACTCACCGTTATGGTTTCATGTCAGTTTTAAAAGTATCTTAATTACGGATAAAAAAAGTTCTAAGCAGTCAATAGGTAATATAACCTACTAttggtcatttatttttactcctCAATGTTAAAGGCGTCAGGAGAACAATTAAGGCGTCTTTGGCAAAATTTGAAGACCCGGCAAAGAGATGCTCTCACAAGAGAGCGTCAACATAGAATGGCCACTGGCGGTGGTGGTCCCTGCCCTGATGCTGACATCGACCCAAATATAGCCGAGATATCTCCCGCTCTCTTCGTGGAAATACAGGATACTTTGGACTCGGACCATATTGGTATGTGATCAGTGCTAATACTAGTACTATCTTGATTTACTATTCATTACCATCAATCATAATAAGCCTAGAATATATACAGTGAGTATAAGCTCATCCTctaagaatattaatgacattttaatttaatttcagagGTAGAAACTGTTCAGGAAACAAGTAACATGGAAACAGATGTAACCGCCACTGTTCCTGATCCTACATCCAATCCAATCATTTCACATAGTGAAATTCAATCTGATGATCCTAGCTCTGAATTTtcatcaaatgaaaaaaaactgcgtgtacaaattttaaaagcagAACACATCAGCAGAGAAAAAAGAGCAGAAGAATTACACAAGCTCCAAGTAAAATTTCTGCAAGAAAAACATGATGTAGAAATGcaaattatgaaagaaaaattaaaagaagcgAAAGCTAAAGCCGAGTCAGCACAACATCACCAGTGATATAagtcattttaatgtatttttaatgatgaagaattatttgtattaagacCATTGAGAACAAAAgagatctcattttgtgttatacttcattgaaaataaataaaaagatgattatttttacttagttttttattgttagaaaaactgaataatataaaatcaagagTAATTACTAATAATTGTGTTTCTAAAAGCAAATCCATCGGTAGTCCCTTCACTGTTGGATTCATCATATATGACTTCTTCATTGATTTCACCATCTTCTTCATATGAAGGCATCATGTCATTTGTAGACaatgatatattaaaaagtacagCACATGCTACTATTATATTTGACACTGTGGTCAATTTGTTGCCCAACCCCCTACATGGAAACCGCCGTTTCCATCGCCCAAAGGTTCTTTCCACCACATTTCTTGTTTTGACATGCACTCTATTGAATGTTTGTTCCGCATGGGTTGTTGGAGTACCTACAGGCGTTAGCAGGAACCTTAAACAAGGATATCCGCTGTCTCCAATGAGATAACCAGTATGTTGTTGATGTATGTATTTGGTGCGCAACAAACACATCTGGAATATTCTGCTGTCGTGTGTACTGCCAGCCCATCGAGCCACAATGTCCATGAAATTGCCAAATGGTCCAACAACtgcctgaaataaaaataaaacaataaattttattggatGACATGCCCATTTCaaagaagaataataatttaaaccttattttgcTGACCTGGACATTTATAGAAAAGTAAGATTTTCTGTTTCTGTAGGCTTCATGATGTTCCACACCTggagtatttactattttaatgtgTGTGCAATCAATTGCACCATCCACATTTCTTAGGCCTGGATTTTGTTGATACTGGCCGAGCTGTGCAAACTGTGCCCTGTGTGAGACCATGTCTTGAGGATATTTTATGTAATGCCTCTGTTGTAGAGCTATCAACCTTGATATATTTGCAACTATATTTGAAGCAGCTGGTTGcgatacatttaataaatctcCACAAACTATCtgcaaaagtaaaaaagtataaatatgagTAGTATGATCAACTTTGctgaatttatatttcttttttatatatttgcctATTAAGTATTGTAATGTGAGCAGAAAAAACTTACCTGGAATGACGCTGTCGCATAGAAACGCAAACACACAAGAATTTGTAATTCCGGGGCTATTGGATTGCCACGGTTGCTTAACCTTCTCAGATCTTGGTCAATTAATGGCAAAATCACAGATTTCACTACATCTTGTGAAAACCTGTACCTTTTCttgaaattttcaatattgtatggGTCTTGCACATCTCTGAGATATCTGAGAGGAACGCGAAAGTTCAACCTTCTGTTAGAATcatcgttaaataaattatcgtaataatcaaactgttcaaaaatatccattatttatattcacaacacaattatttgctaAAACTCAAAACTGACAGGGAAATCTCTGCTCAAGCGCGGTGTCGACCACACTTGAGTAATCACAGATCAAATCTCTACTTGTCCAAAATCACAGCTTACGATGTTTGTTAGTCTATAGATAATTATTCATATATACTTAATTTGTGTCGTTACAGTCCACTTGACGCTAATtagttttagttcaaaataaatcttCGTACAGTCCACACGTTGTTTCAATTCGAAAATCAGTAAAGGCAATACTCAACCTTATCGCCGTAAACACTACTTGAGTATTAATCTAGAACTGAGTAATGATTTAGAATAAGATCTACACTCAGCTGAACTACGATCACTTAATCTATGCTTGAGTAGcattctaaaatgaaatctcaactcaaatctagttttaaacagagatcaggacttgagtagccttctg
The DNA window shown above is from Trichoplusia ni isolate ovarian cell line Hi5 chromosome 26, tn1, whole genome shotgun sequence and carries:
- the LOC113505536 gene encoding uncharacterized protein LOC113505536 — protein: MLKASGEQLRRLWQNLKTRQRDALTRERQHRMATGGGGPCPDADIDPNIAEISPALFVEIQDTLDSDHIEVETVQETSNMETDVTATVPDPTSNPIISHSEIQSDDPSSEFSSNEKKLRVQILKAEHISREKRAEELHKLQVKFLQEKHDVEMQIMKEKLKEAKAKAESAQHHQ